In the genome of Pseudobdellovibrionaceae bacterium, one region contains:
- a CDS encoding Rieske 2Fe-2S domain-containing protein, translated as MKKKVIAKYSEIKDRQPYYALVANVDLVIVRYDKNISVLYGRCHHRGALLADGHIKGDNLICGVHNWDYRYDTGVSEYDNSETLHKFTGGVDGDSVWVDEEEIFQWQEKNPQPYNREEYLGNYQDFHGTPEEPFNSQIQALAKNGLKKLGHHGAMSAMGVPLTELPSWKDIQFITAQLSKAPQLDDVPVGSEVVIGPKAKKPLVLKIPLFISDMSFGALSEEAKVALALGAEQSGTGICSGEGGMLPEEQAANSRYFYELASGRFGFNMDKVKQCQAFHFKGGQGAKTGTGGHLPGNKVVGKIAEVRGLQVGEDAISPARFPDWTKTKEIKAFADQVKQATGGIPIGYKLSAQHIEKDIDAALEVGVDYIILDGRGGGTGAAPTLFRDNISVPTIPALGRARRHLDSLKCKDVSLVITGGLRVAEDFTKALAMGADAIALSNSALQAIGCLGMRACHSNNCPVGIATQKVHLRERLIVQASAKRLQNYLDSSVHLMKILARACGHTHLNQFALEDLVTWKKSMHELSGVPFAGVKP; from the coding sequence ATGAAAAAAAAAGTAATAGCTAAATATTCAGAAATTAAAGATCGTCAACCTTACTATGCTTTAGTAGCCAATGTCGATTTAGTTATTGTTCGTTATGATAAAAATATTTCTGTTTTATATGGAAGATGTCATCATAGAGGCGCACTATTAGCTGATGGGCATATTAAGGGAGATAATTTAATTTGTGGTGTTCATAATTGGGATTACCGTTACGACACGGGCGTTAGTGAGTATGACAATAGCGAAACATTACATAAATTTACTGGTGGAGTAGATGGAGATTCTGTTTGGGTCGATGAAGAAGAAATTTTTCAATGGCAAGAAAAAAACCCTCAACCTTATAATAGAGAAGAATACTTAGGCAATTATCAAGATTTTCACGGCACTCCCGAAGAACCATTTAATAGTCAAATTCAAGCTTTAGCTAAAAATGGATTAAAAAAACTAGGTCACCATGGAGCTATGTCGGCAATGGGAGTTCCCCTTACCGAGCTACCCAGTTGGAAAGATATTCAATTTATAACTGCACAATTATCTAAGGCACCCCAATTGGATGATGTTCCTGTGGGTTCAGAAGTGGTGATTGGGCCTAAGGCAAAAAAACCTTTAGTGCTAAAAATCCCTCTTTTTATTTCTGACATGAGTTTTGGAGCTTTGTCGGAAGAAGCAAAAGTGGCTTTAGCTTTAGGGGCCGAGCAATCTGGAACAGGTATTTGTAGCGGCGAGGGAGGAATGTTGCCCGAAGAACAAGCGGCTAATTCGCGTTATTTTTATGAATTAGCTTCGGGTCGTTTTGGTTTTAATATGGACAAGGTAAAACAATGCCAAGCTTTTCACTTTAAGGGAGGGCAAGGTGCAAAAACAGGAACAGGCGGACACCTCCCAGGAAATAAAGTAGTAGGAAAAATTGCAGAAGTAAGGGGTTTACAGGTGGGAGAAGATGCTATTTCTCCTGCGCGTTTTCCTGATTGGACTAAGACGAAAGAAATTAAAGCTTTTGCCGATCAAGTTAAACAAGCCACGGGAGGAATTCCCATTGGTTATAAATTATCGGCTCAACACATTGAAAAAGATATCGATGCGGCTTTAGAGGTGGGAGTAGATTATATTATTTTAGATGGAAGAGGTGGGGGAACAGGTGCTGCGCCAACTTTGTTTAGAGATAATATTTCGGTACCAACTATACCCGCTTTGGGCAGGGCACGAAGACATTTAGATAGTTTAAAGTGTAAAGATGTAAGTTTAGTTATAACGGGAGGTTTGCGAGTGGCAGAAGATTTTACAAAAGCTTTGGCCATGGGTGCAGACGCTATTGCTTTATCTAACTCGGCATTACAGGCCATTGGTTGTTTGGGCATGAGAGCTTGTCATAGTAACAACTGTCCTGTTGGAATTGCTACACAAAAAGTGCATTTGCGCGAACGCTTAATTGTGCAAGCCTCGGCTAAGCGCTTACAAAATTATTTAGACTCTAGTGTACACTTAATGAAGATATTAGCTCGCGCTTGTGGGCATACCCATTTAAACCAATTTGCCTTAGAAGACTTGGTTACATGGAAAAAAAGTATGCACGAATTATCTGGAGTGCCTTTTGCGGGAGTAAAACCTTAA
- a CDS encoding Rieske 2Fe-2S domain-containing protein has translation MSTQYFPVHWNKQKKYYDFIALAFIVIYLAAYSVFSTITFPKDQQFSSIIILIRAFGSCSLILLHIILLIGPLARLNSIFAVLLYNRRHLGVMTAFLALFHGALVTFFYHSFGSINPFLSLLTSSSEYTSFTSFPFELFGLLALFVLLVLASISHDFWQKNLGRDVWKSIHMGIYFVYAFVVIHVALGVMQSEQDFIYVWIMGVGVTAVISAHLLTFWKEHSKDKQIFNQKDNWLQVCDVSNFTMNKAKMVKAPTGERIAVFKHEKGFSAVTDLCAHQGGPLSEGRVIDGCITCPWHGWQYRPEDGQSPPPFKEKVATYKTKIENNMVYVFYQPEGEGVYIDPSSFDKENITKPCLKNT, from the coding sequence ATGAGTACACAATATTTTCCCGTACATTGGAACAAGCAAAAAAAATATTATGATTTTATTGCTTTAGCTTTTATTGTTATTTACTTAGCTGCGTATTCTGTATTTAGTACGATCACTTTTCCTAAAGACCAACAGTTTAGCAGTATAATTATTTTAATTAGAGCTTTTGGTAGTTGTTCTTTAATTCTTTTGCATATTATTTTATTAATTGGCCCTCTTGCTCGATTAAATTCTATTTTTGCGGTTTTGTTGTATAACCGTAGACACCTTGGAGTGATGACCGCTTTTTTAGCCCTTTTTCATGGCGCTTTAGTGACTTTTTTTTATCACAGTTTTGGAAGTATAAACCCTTTTTTATCCTTATTAACTAGTAGCTCAGAATATACTAGTTTTACTTCTTTTCCTTTCGAGCTATTTGGTTTACTAGCATTGTTTGTATTATTGGTATTAGCTTCTATTAGTCATGATTTTTGGCAAAAAAACTTAGGTCGTGATGTTTGGAAGTCTATTCATATGGGCATTTATTTTGTATATGCTTTTGTGGTTATTCATGTGGCTTTAGGGGTTATGCAATCCGAACAAGATTTTATTTATGTTTGGATAATGGGAGTGGGAGTAACTGCGGTGATTAGTGCACACTTACTAACTTTTTGGAAAGAACACAGTAAAGATAAACAAATATTTAATCAAAAAGATAATTGGTTACAAGTGTGTGATGTTAGTAATTTTACAATGAATAAAGCGAAAATGGTTAAAGCACCCACTGGCGAAAGAATTGCGGTATTTAAACACGAAAAAGGTTTTAGTGCCGTTACCGATTTGTGTGCACACCAAGGTGGGCCTTTAAGTGAGGGGCGGGTGATAGATGGTTGTATTACTTGCCCTTGGCATGGTTGGCAGTATCGCCCCGAAGACGGGCAAAGCCCTCCTCCTTTTAAAGAAAAAGTAGCTACTTACAAAACAAAAATAGAAAATAATATGGTGTATGTATTTTATCAACCAGAGGGCGAAGGAGTGTATATTGACCCTTCTTCTTTTGATAAAGAAAACATAACTAAGCCCTGTTTAAAAAATACATAA
- a CDS encoding CoA transferase subunit A, with translation MKNSSSTTSKVYENAEAAIADITSNTNILVGGFGLCGIPENLINALSKKKEITGLTCISNNAGVDDFGLGLLLKNKQIKKMIASYVGENDLFAQQYLDKELEVEFTPQGTLAEKIRAGGAGIAGFYTPTGVGTLVAQGKEVKQFNGRDYLLETALTGDFALIKAWKGDTFGNLIFNKTARNFNPMMAMAGKISIVEVEELVSVGELDPDHIHTSGVFVQRIFQGKNYEKRIEQKTISQ, from the coding sequence ATGAAAAACTCCTCCTCTACAACATCTAAAGTGTATGAAAATGCCGAAGCAGCCATTGCAGATATTACTAGTAATACAAATATATTAGTTGGTGGATTTGGACTTTGTGGAATTCCCGAAAATTTAATTAATGCTTTAAGTAAGAAAAAAGAAATAACCGGACTAACTTGTATTTCTAATAATGCGGGAGTAGATGATTTTGGCTTAGGCTTACTATTAAAAAATAAACAAATTAAAAAAATGATAGCCAGTTATGTTGGAGAAAATGATTTATTTGCTCAACAATACCTTGATAAAGAGCTGGAGGTAGAATTTACCCCTCAAGGCACTTTAGCAGAAAAAATTAGAGCAGGAGGCGCTGGCATTGCGGGTTTTTACACCCCTACCGGAGTAGGAACTTTAGTGGCTCAAGGTAAAGAGGTAAAACAATTTAACGGACGCGATTATCTTTTAGAAACGGCCTTAACGGGAGACTTTGCTTTAATTAAAGCTTGGAAGGGCGACACCTTTGGTAATTTAATTTTTAATAAAACGGCCAGAAATTTTAACCCTATGATGGCCATGGCAGGAAAGATTAGCATTGTAGAGGTAGAAGAACTTGTTTCTGTGGGCGAATTAGACCCCGACCACATTCACACCTCGGGAGTATTTGTACAACGCATTTTTCAAGGTAAAAACTACGAAAAAAGAATTGAACAAAAAACCATTAGCCAATAA
- a CDS encoding CoA transferase subunit B, translated as MPLTKEQIAQRISKEVKNGFTVNLGIGIPTLVANYITPEQNVFLQSENGLLGIGPFPTKDKVDADLINAGKQTVTSTAGASYFSSADSFAMIRGGHIDLSVLGAMQVDENGDIANWMIPNKMIKGMGGAMDLVAGSKNVIVAMQHTDRKGNPKILKKCNLPLTGLNCIHKIVSDLAVMSITSKGIVVEEIIEGMSFEELQNVTEAKLTASKDIKAI; from the coding sequence ATGCCGTTAACTAAAGAACAAATTGCACAAAGAATATCTAAAGAAGTGAAAAATGGTTTTACGGTAAATTTAGGAATTGGCATTCCCACACTAGTGGCCAATTATATTACCCCCGAACAAAATGTATTTTTACAAAGCGAAAATGGCTTATTAGGAATTGGCCCCTTCCCCACCAAAGACAAAGTGGATGCCGATTTAATTAATGCCGGAAAGCAAACTGTAACCTCTACTGCTGGTGCTAGTTATTTTTCTTCCGCAGATAGCTTTGCCATGATACGCGGAGGTCATATTGATTTAAGCGTGTTAGGGGCTATGCAAGTGGATGAAAACGGCGACATTGCCAATTGGATGATTCCCAACAAAATGATTAAAGGTATGGGAGGGGCTATGGATTTAGTAGCCGGGTCAAAAAATGTTATTGTGGCCATGCAACATACCGACAGAAAAGGAAATCCTAAAATTTTAAAAAAATGTAACCTCCCCTTAACAGGATTAAATTGTATTCATAAAATCGTTAGTGACTTGGCGGTAATGAGCATCACCTCTAAAGGCATTGTTGTGGAAGAAATCATAGAGGGTATGAGTTTTGAAGAATTACAAAATGTAACAGAGGCAAAGTTAACTGCGAGCAAAGATATTAAGGCTATTTAA
- a CDS encoding ferrous iron transport protein A, with protein MPSNFTFNTYLTITGLSGDENIKMRLIELGFIVGHSFKIIQQLSFGEPFIVEVQGTTVALRKRELKCLQIQK; from the coding sequence ATGCCTTCTAATTTTACTTTCAATACCTATTTAACCATCACGGGCTTATCTGGTGATGAAAATATAAAAATGCGATTAATAGAGTTGGGCTTTATTGTTGGGCATAGTTTTAAAATTATTCAACAGTTAAGTTTTGGAGAGCCTTTTATTGTAGAGGTTCAAGGCACCACTGTTGCCTTACGCAAAAGGGAATTAAAATGTCTTCAAATTCAAAAATAA